Sequence from the Gemmatimonadota bacterium genome:
CCGTGCCGCCGTCGGGCATCGCATCGCGGGCATTCGCCACCAGGTTGAGCAGCGCGAGTTCGAGGTTGGCGGGATCGAGACGCAACAGCTGTTCAGGCGCGCCCAGTTCGAAGGAAAGGGCCTGGGCCGGGCCGAGCATCCGTTGGAGCAACGGCGCTACCTGCGACACGACGGCATCGACGACGACCACGGCGCTGTGTTCCACATCCTGGCGCGAGAAGGCCAGCAGTTGACGCGTGAGCGCCTTGGCCCGGTCAGCGGCCATGGCGATGTCCTGCAGGTTCTGCACGTGGGGATCGCCCGCAGGCGTGGTACTGAGCATCAGCTCCGTCGTGGAGCCGATGGCGGTGAGCAGGTTGTTGAAGTCGTGGGCGATGCCGCCGGCGAGCTTGCCCACGGCATCCATCTTCTGCCCGTGACGGATCTGCTCCTCCAGCGCCTTCTGGTGCGTCACGTCGGAGTGCGTGCCGACCATGCGCACGGCATGGCCCTCGGCGTCGCGGGCGAACGCGCGGCCACGGGCGCGAATCCAGACCCAATGCCCGTCTGCGTGACGCATGCGGAAGGTCATGTCGTAGTCGTCGCCGGGCGCCTCCAGGTGCCGCTCGACGGCGGGCCACAGGATGGATAGATCCTCGGGATGCACCAGGTGGGTGAAGACGGAGATGTCGCCGAGCCGGCCCTCGGCCGGGTACCCCAGCATGCCGAACCACTGCGGGCCGAAGTAGATCTCCCCGGTGACGCAGTCCCAGTCCCAGACCCCATCCCGGTTTGCCTCGAGGACGAGGGCGAGGCGCTCCTCCGCCTCGTCCCGCGCCGCCTCGGACAGCTTGCGCTCGGTGATGTCTTCCGCCTGCACGATCATCTGCGCCGGACGATCGGAGTGGCCGCGGACGCCGGCGACCGTCATCAACGTCCAGACGAGCGTACCATCGCGCCGCCGACAGCGCCGCTCGGCCCGACTGCTGGCGAGACGCCCCGCGGCGATCTCGCGGAGCACCACCGAGGCCGCCGGGATCTCGTCGGGGTGGAGGATCTGATGCCACTGCGTCCTGGCCGCTTCCTCGAGGGTATAGCCGAACATGCTTGCCAGCGCCGGGTTCACGCGCAGGGTCGTGCCATCGTTGGAGACCAGGGCCATGCCGACGGCAGAGTCGTCGAACGCGGAGCGGAATTGTTCCTCGCTCTCGCGCAGGCGCGCCTCCGTCTCGACCAGCACCGTGATGTCGCGCGTGATGGCGTAGATGATGCCGGGATCGTCTGCGTGGGCCCGCACCAGCTCGCCGCGGGTGCGCATCCAGCGAATCGCTCCCGAGGGCGTGATGATCCGGTAGGACACCTCGAAGGGAACGGCTTCGCCCGGGTTCCAGGACGGGAGCGACAGTCGTCCCCGACGCACCCGCTCTCGATCGTCGGGATGCACCATCGCGCGGAGCTCGGCGATGGTTGTTGGCAGCGGTGCGTCGGGTGGCAAGTCAAACAGCGTACGATAGCTCTCGGAGACGACCAGGGCCTCGGTGCCCTGGTGCATCTCCCAGGCGGAGAGGCCGGCCGCGTGCATGGCAGTACGATAGCGGCGCTCGCTCGCCTCGAGTTCGGAGCGGTCCTCGATGACCAACTGTCGATAGTCGTAGGGGAGTGGTGTCTCCGACATCTCGATGGGACGCCACACGCCATCGGCCGAACGCAGCTTGCATCGGAGCGATGGCGGATGGACACCTTCCGCGAGCGGGCAATCCAGGTGATCCGGCAGTCGGAGACCGGCCAGGGCGCTCGGTGCCATCTGCATCAGGGTGGCGAATGCCGCATTGGCCTCCACGATCTTCCCGTCCGGCGCCACCAGCACGATCGAGTGGGTGGATCGCTCGAAGAGCAATTCGCGGAGCCGCGTCGACACCGCCAACTGGACGGCGCGCTGGCGCTCCGCGGAGAGATCCTCGATGAGCACCAGCAGCGTGTCGGAGTCTTCACGCGTCGCCGTCTGCCGCACCCAGGTCGCTTCGACGGCACCGGACACGATGGGATATTCGTCCGTCTGCGGCGCGTCACTCGCCAGCGCTTCGGCGAAGCGATCGACAAAGCGGTCAATGCGTGGGGTGGGGAAGATCTGACGGAGCGTCGAACCGGCCACCTGCGAGAGTGGCCGGCGAACCATCGCCGCGATGATGGCGGATGCCTCGGTCACACGAAAGTCCGTGATGCGATCGAGGGCATCACGCACTGCGGTCAGGCGAAAGCCGTTTCCCGGAAGCAGGGACGCCATGGTGAACTATACCCGGTCGGTCGCCGAGGACCAGCTTGCGGCGCGAAGGGGGGAGCGCCGCCCGACGCGACCGCCACACCAAGGTGGGCATGGCGGCCGCATGGCACTAGAACCGCAGGCCGACGGTGATCGGGATCAGCGTCGACTTCGGATCGCCGAAGCCGTACATCAGGCGGCCTTCCGCGAAGAGGTTCTTCCCGAAGCGGATGCCCATGCCGGCCGTCATCGCCGGATCGGAATTGGTGTTGGTGAAGCGGACGCCGCTGACGA
This genomic interval carries:
- a CDS encoding PAS domain-containing protein, with protein sequence MASLLPGNGFRLTAVRDALDRITDFRVTEASAIIAAMVRRPLSQVAGSTLRQIFPTPRIDRFVDRFAEALASDAPQTDEYPIVSGAVEATWVRQTATREDSDTLLVLIEDLSAERQRAVQLAVSTRLRELLFERSTHSIVLVAPDGKIVEANAAFATLMQMAPSALAGLRLPDHLDCPLAEGVHPPSLRCKLRSADGVWRPIEMSETPLPYDYRQLVIEDRSELEASERRYRTAMHAAGLSAWEMHQGTEALVVSESYRTLFDLPPDAPLPTTIAELRAMVHPDDRERVRRGRLSLPSWNPGEAVPFEVSYRIITPSGAIRWMRTRGELVRAHADDPGIIYAITRDITVLVETEARLRESEEQFRSAFDDSAVGMALVSNDGTTLRVNPALASMFGYTLEEAARTQWHQILHPDEIPAASVVLREIAAGRLASSRAERRCRRRDGTLVWTLMTVAGVRGHSDRPAQMIVQAEDITERKLSEAARDEAEERLALVLEANRDGVWDWDCVTGEIYFGPQWFGMLGYPAEGRLGDISVFTHLVHPEDLSILWPAVERHLEAPGDDYDMTFRMRHADGHWVWIRARGRAFARDAEGHAVRMVGTHSDVTHQKALEEQIRHGQKMDAVGKLAGGIAHDFNNLLTAIGSTTELMLSTTPAGDPHVQNLQDIAMAADRAKALTRQLLAFSRQDVEHSAVVVVDAVVSQVAPLLQRMLGPAQALSFELGAPEQLLRLDPANLELALLNLVANARDAMPDGGTVVISTQVTDDVPNLEATEATAASRFVIITVRDTGIGMTAEVRERLFEPFFTTKPQGKGTGLGMPTVYGFVRRLQGAVQVESQPGRGTVVRLIIPVLDGVDDSASVGARHLPKHASHAVHRVLLVDDEPGVRRSTQRLLEHRGISVTSVDSAEQALATLAESATPFDVVLTDHAMPGHTGFELLEEIEKRYPAQRVVLMSGFTDDDRLRHTFSNREVPFLPKPFTLDELIEALEG